The region TTCGTGACCGAGGTGACCTTTCCGACGGAGCGCCCGTCGCCGTTCGACCCGCCCGAGGCGCTGCGCCGCTGGCGCGAGGAGGCGCCCGTCCGACCCATGAGCTATCCGGGCGGCCATCGGGGCTGGCTCGTGACCGGCTACCAGGCGGCGCGGGCCGTGCTGGCCGACCCGCGGTTCAGCAGCGAGCTCCAGAGGCTGCGCTGGCCGATCGCCTGGGAAGGGCTGGACCCGGAGAGCTTCGTCCCGCCGCCCGGCTTCTTCATGCAGATGGACCCGCCCGACCACACCCGCTTCCGCCGGCGGCTGGCCGCCCAGTTCACCGTACGCAGGCTGAAGGCGCTGGAGCCCGAGATCGAACGGATCACCGAGGAGGTCCTGGACGCCATGGAGCGCGGCGGCGCGCCCGCGGACCTGGTGCGGGAGTTCGCCCTGCCGGTGCCGTCACTCGTGATCTGCGAGCTGCTGGGCGTCCCTTACGCGGACCGCGAGCGCTTCCAGCACGACTCCGCCACGGCGCTGCGCGTCGGATCGACCCAGGAGGAGGTCACGACGGCCACGGTCTCCCTGTTCGGCTACCTGTACGAGCTGGCCGGCAGGAAGCAGGCGCAGCCGGCGGACGACCTGCTCAGCGGCCTGGCCGCCGACGGCGGCCTGACCCTGGAGGAGGTGGCGGGCGCCGGACTGCTGCTGCTGGTCGCCGGGCACGAGACCACGGCGAGCATGCTCGGCCTCGGCACGTACGTGCTGCTGGAGAACCGGGACCAGCTCGCCGCACTCCGCGCGAACCCCTCTCGGTGGGACGGCGCCGTGGAAGAGCTCCTGCGCCACCTGTCCGTCGCCCATCTCGGACCGCTCCGGGCGGCGCTGGAGGACGTCGAGATCGAGGGGCGGACCATCAGGAAGGGGGACGTGGTCACGCTGTCGATCCCCGCCGCCAACCGTGACCCGGAACACTTCCCCGACCCGGAGATCCTCGACGTCACCAAGGCCGCCCCCACGGGGCACCTCGCCTTCGGCCACGGCATCCACCAGTGCCTGGGGCACCAGCTGGCCAGGGTGGAGCTG is a window of Nonomuraea helvata DNA encoding:
- a CDS encoding cytochrome P450; the protein is MTEVTFPTERPSPFDPPEALRRWREEAPVRPMSYPGGHRGWLVTGYQAARAVLADPRFSSELQRLRWPIAWEGLDPESFVPPPGFFMQMDPPDHTRFRRRLAAQFTVRRLKALEPEIERITEEVLDAMERGGAPADLVREFALPVPSLVICELLGVPYADRERFQHDSATALRVGSTQEEVTTATVSLFGYLYELAGRKQAQPADDLLSGLAADGGLTLEEVAGAGLLLLVAGHETTASMLGLGTYVLLENRDQLAALRANPSRWDGAVEELLRHLSVAHLGPLRAALEDVEIEGRTIRKGDVVTLSIPAANRDPEHFPDPEILDVTKAAPTGHLAFGHGIHQCLGHQLARVELRVAYRALFDRFPDLRLAEPSEAVPMRTDMTIYGVRRLPVTW